Proteins from one Prevotella sp. E2-28 genomic window:
- a CDS encoding biopolymer transporter ExbD, whose amino-acid sequence MKRGVFRRRKHEMPGLNTAALPDLIFTVLFFFMIVTHMREANLQVRYEVPKGTEVQKLTHKSSVSYIYVGRVPGQPADSFYIQLNNKLATMADIKAFVEAERAKMNSEDQPRMTVSIKADRDVPFGMIAEIKQALQQSFALKVNYSAVEKMKEEKIRR is encoded by the coding sequence ATGAAGCGAGGCGTATTTCGCAGACGAAAACATGAGATGCCAGGCTTGAATACGGCGGCATTGCCTGATTTGATATTCACAGTACTGTTCTTCTTCATGATAGTCACTCACATGAGAGAGGCCAACCTGCAGGTGCGTTATGAGGTGCCTAAGGGGACGGAAGTGCAGAAACTCACACATAAGTCATCCGTCAGTTATATCTATGTAGGACGAGTGCCTGGTCAACCGGCTGACAGTTTTTATATCCAGCTCAACAATAAACTGGCTACTATGGCTGATATCAAGGCCTTTGTAGAAGCAGAAAGAGCTAAGATGAATTCTGAAGACCAGCCACGTATGACGGTATCTATAAAAGCTGACCGCGATGTTCCCTTCGGTATGATTGCTGAAATAAAACAGGCTTTACAGCAGTCATTCGCATTGAAGGTCAACTATTCGGCGGTAGAGAAAATGAAAGAAGAAAAAATAAGAAGGTAA
- a CDS encoding Lrp/AsnC family transcriptional regulator: MAKEKLDRLDKQILKLIAADARIPFLEVARVCDVSGAAIHQRIQKLTNIGILRGSQFLIDPEKVGYETCAFIGLNLKNPEDFDRVVEELKNIPEVTECHYTTGNFDMFIKIYAQNNHHLLTIIHDKLQPLGLSSSQTLISFHSAFERQLPVMDMVDLDD; encoded by the coding sequence ATGGCAAAAGAAAAACTTGACAGGCTTGATAAGCAGATTTTGAAGCTTATTGCCGCCGATGCACGTATTCCTTTCCTAGAGGTGGCACGTGTATGTGACGTGAGTGGCGCAGCCATTCATCAGCGTATTCAGAAACTGACTAACATCGGCATTTTGAGAGGTTCGCAGTTCTTGATTGACCCCGAGAAAGTTGGTTATGAGACTTGCGCATTCATTGGTTTGAACCTGAAGAATCCTGAGGACTTCGATCGTGTGGTTGAAGAACTGAAGAATATTCCCGAGGTGACTGAATGCCATTACACCACGGGAAACTTTGATATGTTTATTAAGATCTATGCTCAGAATAATCATCATCTGCTCACTATCATCCATGATAAGCTGCAGCCACTTGGCCTTAGCAGTTCGCAGACGCTGATTTCATTCCACTCAGCCTTCGAGCGCCAGTTGCCCGTTATGGACATGGTGGATCTTGATGACTAG
- a CDS encoding dihydrofolate reductase, protein MISMIAAVAKNRAIGFENKLIYWLPNDLKRFKALTTGHTIVMGRKTFESLPKGALPNRRNCVLTKSTKELPGCECFACWGDFIKSCKPDEDIYIIGGASLYTNLLDKADRLCLTEIDDTPAQADTFFPEYKEEWQEKWREDHPVDDRHAYPYAFVDYVKR, encoded by the coding sequence ATGATTTCGATGATTGCTGCCGTAGCGAAGAATCGCGCCATCGGCTTTGAGAATAAACTGATTTACTGGTTGCCCAACGACCTGAAGCGTTTTAAGGCGCTGACTACGGGGCATACCATCGTGATGGGACGTAAGACGTTTGAGAGTCTGCCAAAAGGGGCGCTGCCTAATCGTAGGAACTGTGTGCTGACAAAGAGTACGAAGGAACTACCTGGGTGTGAATGCTTTGCCTGCTGGGGCGACTTTATCAAGAGTTGCAAGCCTGACGAGGACATCTATATCATTGGTGGCGCCAGTCTTTACACAAACCTGCTGGACAAGGCTGACCGTCTCTGTCTGACAGAGATTGACGATACACCTGCACAGGCCGACACGTTCTTCCCTGAATACAAAGAGGAATGGCAAGAAAAATGGCGTGAAGACCACCCCGTGGATGATCGTCACGCCTATCCTTATGCGTTTGTTGACTACGTCAAACGATAA
- a CDS encoding thymidylate synthase, with translation MKQYLDILDRILKEGTQKGDRTGTGTLSIFGTQSRYDLSKGFPLLTTKKLHLKSIIYELLWFLNGDTNVKYLQDNGVRIWNEWADENGELGPVYGHQWRSWPDYDGGTIDQIKYVVDQIKNNPNSRRMIVSAWNVAEVNKMALPPCHTIFQFYVADGKLSLQLYQRSADTFLGVPFNIASYALLCMMMAQVCGLKPGEFIHTTGDTHLYLNHLEQAKLQLTREPRPLPTMKINPDVKSIFDFKYEDFQLENYDPWPHIKAEVSV, from the coding sequence ATGAAACAATATCTTGACATACTAGACCGCATCCTGAAAGAGGGCACGCAGAAAGGCGACCGCACGGGTACGGGCACACTGAGCATCTTTGGTACACAGAGTCGTTATGACCTGAGTAAGGGTTTCCCCCTGCTCACCACCAAAAAGCTGCATCTGAAATCAATTATCTATGAGTTGCTGTGGTTCCTGAATGGCGACACAAACGTGAAGTACCTGCAGGACAACGGCGTGAGAATCTGGAACGAGTGGGCAGATGAGAATGGTGAACTGGGTCCTGTCTATGGACATCAGTGGCGCTCATGGCCCGACTATGACGGAGGCACGATAGACCAGATAAAATACGTAGTAGATCAGATTAAGAACAACCCCAATTCGCGTCGTATGATTGTGTCGGCATGGAACGTGGCTGAGGTGAACAAGATGGCGTTGCCTCCTTGTCACACGATTTTCCAGTTCTACGTAGCCGACGGCAAGTTGTCGTTACAGCTCTATCAGCGTAGTGCCGATACCTTCCTGGGAGTACCCTTCAACATCGCATCGTATGCCCTGCTGTGCATGATGATGGCACAGGTATGCGGACTGAAGCCAGGCGAGTTTATCCATACCACGGGTGATACGCATCTATATCTGAACCACTTGGAGCAGGCTAAGTTGCAATTAACACGTGAGCCTCGTCCTCTGCCTACCATGAAGATCAACCCTGACGTAAAGAGCATCTTCGACTTCAAGTATGAGGACTTCCAGTTAGAGAATTATGACCCATGGCCACATATTAAAGCGGAGGTATCGGTATAA
- a CDS encoding family 43 glycosylhydrolase, which yields MMMRKPFLMAMLVLSIWAGKAEARDYNIVVYGAKADTTVLSTQALQQAIDDCSKAGGGRVVVPTGQYKIGSIVLKSDVHLYLEQGATLYGSTDLKDYLPMKSDYVSLRTQTSTIQLIYADKVKNVVIDGFGTIDGQGRAFKKLTWNDEGITRPHLIRFIQSEDIIIKDITLKNSGCWMQHYLACDRVRIDGIKVFNRNNYNNDALDIDGCHEVIVRGIMADSDDDGITLKSTSPRLCENIRISDCVLSSHCNAVKLGTETNGGFRNINISGIVVKPSSDQSCQFFGAPSKIGTSALSLEIVDGGVLENVSASDFTVEGTESPIFIRLGNRGRGYKLREAGKTLSGTGNDDTITELIPIDHVGRIDGIRLENFQIRNAGPVGCSITGLPGHPVRNVWLSNISIHHQGGVKEGDLKVINDSIFYEKEKAYPEATMWGNLPAKGFYLRHTRNVHFDRIEVHTDAPDARPDFVRSDTEGWGDQGNGTYLNPVLNADFSDPDVIRVGKKYYMVASDFHFLGMQVLESEDMVNWQYISQIYSRFDEPGWDENKHYAGGSWAPAIRYHNGLYYVYFCTPEEGLYMSTAKDPHGPWAPLHLVKRVAKWEDPCPFWDEDGQAYLGRSKHGAGPIIVHRMSADGKQLLDDGVTVYEGPIAEGTKFMKRNGYYYLIIPEGGVGTGWQTVLRAKNIYGPYERKIVLEQGSTAINGPHQGALVDAPDGTWWFYHFQETPVLGRVVHLQPVRWQDDWPFMGIDYDGNGIGEPVSEWQKPIISSLHFLPQTNDDFSSPALGLQWQWNHNPVDTHWSMKERKGWLTLKALPADSLKLCRNMLTQKVVGYQSESTTLLTASGDCYAGLFCSGKTFRGIGLCKDGIFIEAQGKREVIQKGKFQKLWVRVNNDCQANRHQFSYSTDGTHFLKAGDTFPMRAGYWKGIRVGLFCYGKSGKAAFDSFTQTVCQ from the coding sequence ATGATGATGAGGAAACCTTTTTTGATGGCTATGCTCGTCCTGTCAATATGGGCAGGAAAGGCTGAGGCTCGCGATTATAATATTGTGGTGTATGGCGCCAAGGCCGATACCACGGTGCTCTCTACACAGGCCCTGCAACAGGCTATCGACGATTGTTCAAAAGCTGGTGGGGGCAGGGTAGTGGTGCCTACGGGCCAGTATAAGATTGGCTCTATCGTCCTGAAATCTGACGTGCATCTCTACTTGGAACAGGGGGCTACGCTCTATGGCAGTACGGACCTGAAGGACTATCTGCCTATGAAGTCCGACTACGTGTCATTGCGCACGCAGACCTCCACCATCCAGTTGATTTATGCCGACAAGGTGAAGAATGTGGTGATTGATGGCTTTGGCACTATCGATGGACAAGGACGCGCCTTCAAGAAACTCACTTGGAACGACGAGGGCATCACCCGTCCGCACCTCATCCGCTTCATCCAGAGCGAGGATATCATCATCAAGGATATCACCCTCAAGAACTCTGGTTGCTGGATGCAGCATTATTTGGCTTGCGACCGTGTAAGAATAGACGGCATCAAGGTGTTCAATCGCAATAACTACAACAACGACGCACTTGATATCGATGGTTGTCATGAGGTCATCGTCAGGGGCATCATGGCTGATAGCGACGATGATGGTATCACGCTAAAGAGCACCTCGCCCCGTCTCTGCGAAAATATCCGCATTAGCGACTGCGTGCTGTCCAGCCATTGCAACGCCGTGAAACTGGGTACAGAGACCAATGGTGGCTTCCGCAATATCAATATTTCAGGTATAGTAGTGAAGCCCAGTAGCGACCAGTCCTGTCAGTTCTTTGGCGCTCCATCGAAAATAGGCACGTCGGCCCTCTCATTGGAGATTGTGGATGGTGGCGTGCTCGAGAATGTCAGCGCATCCGACTTTACTGTTGAGGGCACAGAGTCGCCCATCTTTATTCGTTTGGGCAATCGCGGACGAGGCTATAAATTGAGAGAAGCAGGGAAAACGCTGAGTGGTACAGGTAATGACGATACCATTACCGAACTGATTCCTATTGACCACGTGGGCCGTATCGATGGCATCCGCTTGGAGAACTTCCAGATACGGAATGCAGGTCCTGTGGGCTGTTCTATCACAGGTCTGCCTGGCCATCCCGTACGCAACGTGTGGCTATCGAATATCTCCATCCACCATCAGGGTGGGGTGAAGGAGGGCGACCTCAAAGTCATCAACGACTCCATCTTTTACGAGAAAGAAAAGGCTTATCCAGAGGCTACGATGTGGGGCAACCTGCCTGCTAAGGGCTTTTATTTGCGCCATACCCGAAATGTACACTTCGACAGAATCGAAGTACACACGGACGCCCCCGATGCCCGTCCTGACTTTGTGCGTAGCGATACGGAGGGCTGGGGCGATCAGGGTAATGGCACCTATCTGAACCCTGTGCTTAATGCCGACTTCTCAGATCCTGATGTTATCCGCGTAGGCAAAAAATACTATATGGTGGCCTCCGACTTCCATTTTCTCGGAATGCAGGTACTGGAGTCTGAAGATATGGTCAACTGGCAGTATATCAGTCAGATATACAGTCGTTTTGATGAACCTGGGTGGGACGAGAACAAACACTATGCTGGTGGTTCGTGGGCGCCCGCTATCCGCTATCATAATGGCCTCTACTACGTTTATTTCTGTACCCCCGAAGAGGGTCTTTATATGAGTACGGCTAAAGACCCTCACGGCCCTTGGGCGCCTCTGCATCTGGTGAAGCGCGTGGCGAAATGGGAAGACCCCTGTCCTTTCTGGGATGAGGACGGACAGGCTTACTTGGGACGCAGCAAACACGGCGCTGGACCTATCATTGTGCATCGGATGTCTGCTGATGGTAAACAGCTGCTCGATGATGGCGTTACCGTCTATGAGGGTCCTATCGCTGAGGGCACGAAGTTTATGAAGCGCAATGGCTATTACTACCTCATTATCCCTGAAGGTGGCGTAGGCACAGGTTGGCAGACGGTCCTCAGAGCCAAGAATATCTATGGTCCCTACGAGCGCAAGATAGTGCTCGAACAGGGCTCTACCGCCATAAACGGCCCTCATCAGGGCGCTTTGGTCGATGCGCCTGATGGCACCTGGTGGTTCTATCATTTCCAGGAGACGCCCGTTTTAGGACGCGTGGTTCATCTGCAGCCCGTTCGCTGGCAGGACGACTGGCCCTTCATGGGCATCGATTATGATGGCAACGGCATTGGCGAACCTGTTTCTGAATGGCAGAAGCCGATAATTTCATCCCTTCATTTTCTCCCACAAACAAACGATGATTTTTCATCTCCTGCGCTGGGTCTGCAATGGCAATGGAATCACAACCCCGTTGACACCCATTGGAGCATGAAGGAGCGAAAGGGTTGGCTCACGCTGAAAGCCCTGCCTGCCGATAGTCTGAAGCTCTGTAGGAATATGCTCACGCAGAAGGTGGTGGGCTATCAGAGCGAGAGCACTACGTTGCTCACGGCATCAGGCGACTGCTACGCAGGTCTCTTCTGTAGTGGCAAGACCTTCCGTGGCATCGGCCTCTGTAAAGACGGCATCTTTATTGAGGCTCAGGGCAAGCGTGAGGTCATCCAGAAGGGCAAGTTCCAGAAGCTCTGGGTGCGCGTCAACAACGACTGTCAGGCTAATCGTCATCAGTTCTCTTATAGTACCGATGGCACTCACTTCCTGAAAGCTGGCGATACCTTCCCCATGCGTGCCGGCTATTGGAAAGGCATTCGCGTAGGCCTTTTCTGTTATGGAAAGAGTGGAAAGGCCGCCTTCGACAGCTTCACCCAGACCGTCTGTCAGTAA
- a CDS encoding Fic family protein — protein sequence MSYVPPFTVSAEAINLIAEISAQIERYAIRLEQEDGLRLRKANRIKTIHSSLAIEGNTLSENEVRDVIDGKNVVAPIRQIQEVKNAIKTYELYPTLDAFNEKDLLKAHGVMMQALVDDAGNYRKGGVGVFGEKGLVHLAPPADRVPMLMADLFDWLKRSKDHLLIRSCVFHFEFEFIHPFIDGNGRMGRLWQSLILGKLHPLFEHLPVENMVYSNQQQYYDAITASANAGQSGTFIDFMLGEIYKTLKEHQGIPLSNTDDEFEAKFGKEFGVKFGVKFGVNERKVMLLLASNPSLSAGDIAEQIGLTKRGVEKQLKKFRDLGIIARQGSDKTGYWEIAKKNN from the coding sequence ATGAGCTACGTACCACCATTCACTGTTAGTGCTGAGGCTATCAATTTGATAGCAGAGATTTCTGCCCAGATAGAACGTTATGCCATTCGACTGGAGCAGGAGGACGGTCTGCGGCTTCGCAAAGCAAACCGCATTAAGACCATTCATTCCTCGCTGGCTATTGAGGGTAATACACTCTCAGAGAATGAGGTGCGCGATGTTATTGATGGCAAGAATGTGGTAGCCCCCATTCGTCAGATTCAGGAGGTAAAGAATGCTATTAAGACCTATGAGTTATATCCTACGCTTGATGCATTCAACGAGAAAGATCTGTTGAAGGCGCACGGCGTGATGATGCAGGCTCTAGTGGACGATGCAGGAAACTATCGCAAAGGTGGCGTAGGTGTGTTTGGTGAGAAAGGCCTAGTACATCTGGCTCCTCCTGCTGACAGGGTCCCTATGCTGATGGCCGACCTTTTTGATTGGCTAAAACGCTCAAAGGACCATCTGCTTATCCGTTCCTGCGTGTTCCATTTCGAATTTGAGTTTATCCATCCCTTTATCGATGGTAACGGACGAATGGGGCGCCTGTGGCAGTCGTTGATACTTGGTAAACTACATCCTCTTTTCGAGCATCTGCCTGTAGAGAATATGGTATATAGCAATCAGCAGCAATATTACGATGCCATCACTGCTAGCGCTAATGCAGGTCAGTCAGGTACGTTTATCGATTTTATGCTGGGCGAAATATATAAGACGCTGAAAGAGCACCAGGGAATCCCTTTGTCAAATACTGACGACGAGTTCGAAGCAAAGTTTGGTAAAGAGTTCGGTGTAAAGTTCGGTGTAAAGTTCGGTGTAAATGAAAGGAAGGTCATGCTTCTTTTGGCATCTAATCCATCCTTGTCTGCAGGAGACATCGCTGAACAGATAGGATTGACAAAGCGTGGCGTAGAGAAGCAACTAAAGAAATTCCGCGACCTTGGAATTATCGCTAGACAGGGAAGCGACAAGACTGGTTACTGGGAGATTGCAAAGAAGAACAACTGA
- a CDS encoding AAA domain-containing protein: MKDEQSFINLSRLNNDTLKLPAIGAFLRGNLDKEKELLIGYPILKVKHFLSPLFIIHITYSDGTRGISKGFSIDDELLINKDIIDKYSKNDKTENIYELRELESELGFTEGHATFSDLADKVSLLRTIRSDWDWLDDLNFDDLKKGQLQISDQDGILNRAIIFAKDPTPYTVGLSNELANLEQYSDLDIRHSVLWKFIHKQFNRNAPFEKDILEVLPLNDEQEKAVRSALSADVTLIAGPPGTGKTQVVANLIINAAIAGQNVLFTSKNNNAVDVVVKRINSINKELPLVLRYEKSAKQCISDYAQLWEKAKPKGEPSLSAFDAYRYVYSSYESKRSQKQQIVERRNQLDDLEQSVCAVRDRCEQWIGVLTESEVDEVRNDYDVFIEHRNALLHGPQRLIDKLFKKRWERKIVADSENVILAINSFQEKHHLGLEVSPQMTEREWLDFDTKFKSIMNDMKLIASYNAQLTELCDSASLEQLDAAMMAEHVELQAKAKIAWNSWLNQHISTFNPQNRGELHDYISFLEHDHVDNFTPALKTLLPVSAITSLSARRRIPFKEAIYDLLIIDEASQCDIASMVPLLMRAKRVAVIGDKQQLNHICLLSKQTDLSLILANDVEARWSYRGSSIYDLAESMTEAENIIQLRDHHRSFLDIIQFSNQEFYDNTLRIATDYSRLQSPNNGKPILGIQWLNVKGKTIRPENGGAYNLQEAEGVIRILRRLAVELEFEGSIGVTTPFHLQAEMITKALERDAELRNHLELHNKILIDTVHKFQGDERDVIIFSPVVSEGTKSQSLMFLKSTGNLFNVAITRARALLVTVGDKQYCKQCGVSYLEHFAEYSCGKDAPVESSEWEHMLQNALSDAGIPVTAQYHVDKYYLDLALFYKGKKLDIEVDGAMYHQTWTGELCYNDQLRNHALMREGWDVIRFWVQQVRDQLPWCIKQIKDWMESVDKKN, from the coding sequence ATGAAAGATGAGCAATCTTTCATCAATTTGTCTAGGCTGAATAATGATACTCTAAAGTTGCCTGCAATAGGAGCATTCCTTCGTGGTAATCTTGATAAAGAGAAGGAGTTGCTTATTGGCTATCCCATATTGAAAGTCAAACACTTCCTTTCGCCGCTATTCATTATTCATATCACATATAGCGATGGTACTCGAGGAATATCAAAAGGTTTTTCTATTGATGATGAACTGCTGATTAACAAAGACATCATAGACAAGTATTCAAAAAACGACAAGACGGAGAATATCTATGAACTTCGAGAATTGGAGTCAGAACTTGGTTTTACAGAAGGTCATGCTACTTTTAGCGATTTAGCAGATAAAGTGAGTCTGCTTAGAACTATTCGTTCTGATTGGGATTGGCTTGATGACTTGAATTTTGATGATCTAAAGAAAGGCCAACTTCAAATATCAGACCAAGACGGAATACTTAATCGTGCGATAATCTTTGCGAAAGATCCTACACCATATACGGTAGGACTGAGTAATGAACTGGCAAATTTGGAGCAATATAGCGATCTAGACATTCGCCATTCTGTCTTATGGAAGTTTATTCATAAACAGTTTAATAGAAATGCTCCGTTTGAGAAAGATATTCTAGAAGTGCTACCTCTTAATGATGAGCAAGAGAAGGCTGTTCGTTCGGCCTTAAGTGCTGATGTGACATTGATAGCAGGTCCTCCAGGAACAGGGAAAACTCAGGTCGTCGCCAATCTTATTATCAATGCGGCAATTGCAGGTCAGAACGTACTGTTTACGAGTAAAAATAACAATGCAGTTGATGTTGTCGTAAAACGTATAAATTCTATCAATAAGGAATTGCCGTTGGTTCTTAGGTATGAGAAAAGTGCAAAGCAGTGTATTTCGGACTATGCACAATTATGGGAAAAGGCAAAACCTAAAGGCGAACCTTCTTTAAGCGCATTTGATGCATACCGATATGTCTATTCAAGTTATGAATCGAAACGTTCTCAGAAGCAACAAATCGTAGAACGCAGGAATCAGCTTGATGACTTGGAACAGTCTGTATGTGCTGTAAGGGATAGGTGCGAACAATGGATTGGTGTATTGACAGAAAGTGAGGTCGATGAGGTAAGAAATGATTATGACGTTTTTATAGAACATCGTAACGCTTTGCTACATGGACCACAAAGACTGATTGATAAACTTTTCAAGAAACGTTGGGAACGTAAAATAGTGGCTGATAGTGAGAATGTAATATTGGCTATAAATTCTTTTCAGGAAAAACATCATCTGGGCCTTGAGGTTTCGCCTCAAATGACAGAGCGTGAATGGCTTGATTTTGATACGAAATTCAAATCTATTATGAATGATATGAAGCTCATCGCATCCTATAATGCCCAACTAACGGAATTATGTGATTCTGCTTCACTTGAGCAACTTGATGCAGCAATGATGGCTGAACATGTAGAGTTGCAGGCAAAAGCAAAAATCGCTTGGAATTCTTGGCTGAATCAGCATATAAGTACATTCAATCCCCAAAATAGAGGCGAACTGCATGATTATATCAGTTTCTTGGAGCATGACCATGTTGATAACTTTACTCCTGCATTGAAGACTTTGTTGCCAGTTAGTGCCATTACATCTTTAAGTGCTCGCAGGCGCATACCATTCAAGGAAGCCATTTACGACCTACTTATTATAGATGAGGCCAGTCAATGTGATATCGCCTCAATGGTTCCCTTGCTGATGAGAGCGAAACGTGTAGCGGTAATTGGAGATAAACAGCAACTCAATCATATTTGTCTCCTCAGTAAACAGACAGATTTGTCTTTAATTCTTGCTAATGATGTTGAGGCCAGATGGTCGTATCGTGGCAGTTCAATATATGACCTTGCAGAAAGCATGACAGAAGCAGAAAACATTATCCAATTGCGTGATCATCATCGTAGTTTCCTAGATATTATTCAGTTTTCTAATCAGGAGTTCTATGACAATACACTTCGAATAGCAACAGATTATAGTCGTTTACAATCGCCCAACAATGGAAAACCCATTCTTGGAATACAATGGTTGAATGTCAAAGGTAAGACTATTCGTCCAGAGAATGGTGGTGCATATAATCTTCAAGAAGCAGAAGGTGTTATCCGTATTTTAAGACGTTTGGCTGTTGAATTAGAATTTGAAGGTAGTATTGGTGTTACGACGCCATTTCATCTTCAGGCAGAAATGATAACCAAAGCTTTGGAGAGAGATGCAGAGTTGAGAAATCATTTGGAACTGCACAACAAAATACTGATCGATACTGTGCATAAATTTCAGGGAGATGAACGCGATGTTATTATTTTCTCACCTGTTGTTTCTGAAGGAACAAAGTCGCAGAGTCTTATGTTCCTTAAATCTACAGGCAACCTGTTTAATGTGGCCATAACACGTGCGAGAGCTTTGCTTGTAACTGTTGGTGATAAACAGTATTGTAAACAATGTGGTGTTAGCTATCTGGAACACTTTGCTGAGTATAGCTGCGGAAAAGACGCTCCTGTAGAATCATCAGAGTGGGAACACATGCTTCAGAATGCACTTTCTGATGCAGGCATCCCTGTAACCGCACAATATCATGTGGATAAATATTACCTGGACCTTGCTCTCTTTTATAAGGGTAAGAAACTCGACATAGAGGTTGATGGAGCAATGTATCACCAAACATGGACAGGTGAACTCTGTTACAATGACCAACTGCGTAATCATGCTTTGATGCGAGAAGGTTGGGATGTCATCCGTTTTTGGGTTCAACAAGTACGAGACCAATTACCTTGGTGCATCAAGCAAATAAAAGATTGGATGGAATCTGTTGACAAAAAGAATTAA
- a CDS encoding helix-turn-helix domain-containing protein yields the protein MKKEFSLEEKMSAIGFVFQGESARSVSRRLHLGHHILYEWIESYKLLGIEGLKFKRKKKKRLSYEEKCKIVREYQESELTLFQLSAKYQLSSSIIGNWVKLVERNGFEALESRRSRHLQTGEHMIKRLPKEEYEKENERLRKENERLRLENLLLKKVRALVEEREARNRAIGHGPSKN from the coding sequence ATGAAAAAAGAATTTAGTTTAGAAGAAAAGATGTCCGCAATTGGTTTTGTGTTCCAAGGCGAGTCAGCCCGTTCCGTGTCCCGTAGACTCCACTTAGGCCATCATATTCTATATGAGTGGATAGAGAGTTACAAACTCCTTGGCATTGAAGGTCTAAAATTCAAGCGGAAAAAGAAAAAGAGGCTCTCATATGAAGAAAAATGCAAAATTGTTCGCGAATATCAAGAAAGTGAATTAACTTTGTTCCAGCTTTCAGCTAAATATCAATTGTCAAGCTCGATAATTGGCAATTGGGTTAAATTGGTTGAGCGAAATGGATTTGAAGCACTGGAATCTCGACGATCCAGGCATCTCCAAACTGGTGAGCATATGATTAAACGACTACCCAAAGAAGAGTACGAGAAGGAGAATGAGCGCCTTCGCAAGGAGAACGAACGCTTAAGGCTGGAGAATCTCCTGCTAAAAAAAGTGAGAGCCTTAGTCGAGGAAAGAGAAGCTCGAAACAGAGCGATTGGGCATGGGCCATCGAAGAACTAA
- a CDS encoding IS3 family transposase: MEELRRNEHADLAVLLELKKMARSTFYYHLKHHKKQDKYKEVKDMIYIIFHKHKGRYGYRRITLELRKDGSLINHKTVKKLMDEMELKSEVRKVKFHSYKGEVGKTAPNIIDRDFTAEIPYQKLATDVTQMTIGGRKIYLSPILDMCDGEILAYSITEKPNMEMVLGMLNQMYRRIKLPESVVLHSDQGWHYQHVAYQNSLKKHGIIQSMSRKGNCLDNAMMENFFGLMKSELLYSGKYTSADAFIKDLIDYIEYYNNERIKLRLNGMSPVQYRKMLTASIV; encoded by the coding sequence ATCGAAGAACTAAGGCGTAATGAGCATGCAGATTTAGCTGTCCTGCTGGAGCTCAAGAAGATGGCGCGTAGTACATTCTATTATCACCTCAAGCATCACAAGAAGCAAGACAAGTACAAGGAAGTAAAAGATATGATATACATCATATTCCATAAGCATAAAGGACGTTACGGATACCGGCGTATAACGCTGGAACTCCGTAAAGATGGCAGTCTTATCAATCACAAGACAGTCAAGAAGCTTATGGACGAAATGGAACTGAAGAGCGAGGTGAGGAAGGTGAAATTTCACTCCTATAAAGGAGAAGTTGGCAAGACTGCGCCTAATATCATAGACAGGGATTTTACAGCAGAAATACCTTATCAGAAGCTGGCAACAGACGTGACCCAGATGACGATAGGCGGACGCAAGATTTACCTGTCACCTATACTTGACATGTGCGATGGTGAGATCCTTGCATATTCAATCACAGAGAAGCCAAACATGGAAATGGTACTCGGTATGCTCAACCAGATGTACAGGCGTATAAAGCTGCCTGAGAGTGTCGTATTGCACTCTGACCAAGGATGGCACTACCAGCACGTAGCCTACCAGAATAGTCTAAAGAAACATGGCATTATCCAAAGCATGTCTCGCAAGGGAAATTGTCTGGATAACGCCATGATGGAGAATTTCTTTGGTCTCATGAAGTCAGAACTACTGTATTCTGGGAAGTACACATCAGCAGACGCCTTCATCAAAGACCTGATAGATTATATAGAATACTATAATAACGAGAGAATAAAACTGAGGCTTAATGGCATGTCGCCCGTACAATACAGGAAGATGCTTACTGCTTCGATTGTTTAA